The Bacteroidales bacterium genome includes the window ACTGGGACGCATCGTCGGGCTGGAGCAAAAGTGATTTTTATAATTCGTATTATGTCCGTACAAATGGTACTTATAGTTCTTACGCATACGATTTAGGAACTCATGATGCAACAAGATATATTCCGCCAATGCAGGCGTTTTGGGTAAGAGCCTTGTCGGAAGGCACATTCACGCTTACATGCAATAACGATGTAAGAGTTCACAGCAACCAAAATATTTACAAACCTGCAAGTACAGACAACACTCTTCATCTTTCAATTACAAATAACACCAATGGATTTGATGATGATACATACATCCGTTTCAAACCAGAAGCTACAGAAAATTTCGACAGTCAATACGATGCTTATAAAATGTTTGCCGATGATATTAATTATCCGCAGATATATACTCATGCAGATAATGATGATTATTCAATAAATAATCTAAGCAACATAAACGGTGAGCGCAATATTCCAATTGGCTTTAAAATATCTGTCAGTGGTCAGTTTACCATTACTGCTGATTTAGTTTCTTCATTCACTGATAACGGAAACACAGTTTTTCTTGAAGATACACAAGAAAATATTCTTCAGGATTTATCAGTCAAAAATTCATACACATTTAATTCTGATGCCACATCGGGTTTATCGCGCTTCATCATACATTTTAACCCGTCAATTACTAACATTACAGAAAATACAGATGAAAAGGTTTGTATTTATTCGTACCAAAATGAAATTCATGTAAAAGCAACAGAAATGCTTGATGGAGAGATAAGCATTTATAATATGTTGGGACAAATAGTTTCAATAAAAAAATTATCAGGAAATAATTCTGCTGTTATTTCACTCAATAAGGAATGCGCTGTGTATACGGTGAAATATACCTCTGACAAAAAAAGTATTACAAGACGAATTATTATTAACCGTTAATCAGGAGGAATTATAAATGAAAAATAAAAATATTGCTGAAAAAAAAATAAAGAAAAATTATTTCAAACCTGATTTTATTACAATAAAATTAGATAAGGATGTTTCTATTTTTATGTCATCAGCAAACCCTTTTTGTGATCCTGAAGAAGCATCTATTCATGAAAATTCTGAAATCAATCCATACAAATTATTTAAAAGTTAAGTTGCATAAAAAGTACTACGACTTTCTTTACAATAAAATTAACGTACTTATAATATTTTGATCAATATAAAAAATGAAGATTGATAGTTTGTATAAGAAGTTGAAGAATTATTTAGAAATATTTCGAGTAATAAAAATAGAGTTCCTATACAATAAATAAAAATGTATAAAAAGTGGAGCAGATCCCACTCCGCAGTGGCG containing:
- a CDS encoding T9SS type A sorting domain-containing protein, giving the protein MRGYARKYVNGETGSDDVITFTGTSLNTGSLSISNLTGTTISSVFNGWNLVGNPYPSAIDWDASSGWSKSDFYNSYYVRTNGTYSSYAYDLGTHDATRYIPPMQAFWVRALSEGTFTLTCNNDVRVHSNQNIYKPASTDNTLHLSITNNTNGFDDDTYIRFKPEATENFDSQYDAYKMFADDINYPQIYTHADNDDYSINNLSNINGERNIPIGFKISVSGQFTITADLVSSFTDNGNTVFLEDTQENILQDLSVKNSYTFNSDATSGLSRFIIHFNPSITNITENTDEKVCIYSYQNEIHVKATEMLDGEISIYNMLGQIVSIKKLSGNNSAVISLNKECAVYTVKYTSDKKSITRRIIINR